The Gordonia sp. KTR9 genome contains a region encoding:
- the mobA gene encoding molybdenum cofactor guanylyltransferase, protein MIAALVLAGGRSRRMGSDKAALDWEGEPMLARVVRVVSQRCDPVLVVAGETSAAFRGVDDIRDRAAPGIDSSKVHWVTDEQEGTGPLGGLVAGLSAAAAAGAEYAFVCATDMPLIAPELIDELRLGMTGSTQAVIARDAQRDHPMAGIYRTDAAAQIADLVASGERRMLGAIEALNTHRVGVSEPDWLVNVNAPEDLHRLRVSPG, encoded by the coding sequence GTGATCGCCGCTCTGGTACTGGCAGGCGGACGCTCGCGGCGGATGGGCAGCGACAAAGCCGCGCTGGACTGGGAGGGCGAACCCATGCTCGCCCGGGTGGTGCGCGTGGTGTCGCAGCGATGCGATCCGGTGCTGGTCGTGGCGGGCGAGACGTCCGCCGCGTTCCGCGGTGTCGACGACATCCGCGACCGTGCGGCGCCGGGTATCGATTCGTCGAAGGTGCACTGGGTGACCGACGAGCAGGAGGGGACGGGTCCGCTGGGCGGTCTCGTCGCGGGTCTGTCCGCGGCTGCCGCGGCGGGCGCCGAGTACGCGTTCGTCTGTGCCACGGACATGCCGCTCATCGCCCCGGAGCTGATCGACGAGCTGCGGCTGGGGATGACGGGCTCCACCCAGGCGGTCATCGCGCGTGACGCGCAGCGGGATCATCCGATGGCGGGGATCTACCGCACGGACGCGGCCGCGCAGATCGCCGATCTCGTCGCGAGCGGCGAACGACGCATGCTCGGCGCGATCGAGGCGCTCAACACCCATCGCGTCGGAGTGTCCGAACCGGACTGGCTCGTCAACGTCAACGCCCCCGAGGACCTGCACCGGTTGCGCGTGTCGCCGGGTTAG
- a CDS encoding FdhF/YdeP family oxidoreductase, which translates to MDIMSNTHDRNSSTHDVDDPREVRRKHRKSYAAGVPAVAVALKRGVEQMGALRTAQTLIKLNQRDGFDCPGCAWPETPGHRKHAEFCENGAKAVAEEATRRAVSPDFFAAHSLDDLRTRSGYWLSQQGRLAHPMFLGPGDTHYRPISWDQANAVIADELAAMDSPHEAVFYTSGRTSNEAAFLYQLFARSLGTNNLPDCSNMCHESSGAALGASIGIGKGSVTVPDLEAADLILIAGQNPGTNHPRMLATLEKAKHNGARIVAINPLPEAGLMRFKDPQKVGGLVGAGTKLADDFLQVRLGSDMALFRGVARLLRDAERAAPGTVFDHEFLDESCAGVEEYLALLDDVDLDEIADVTGVTRAQIEELARTVATSRRIVLCWAMGLTQHRHGVATIAEGTNVLLLRGMIGRVGAGLCPVRGHSNVQGDRTMGIFEKMPESFLAAQDAEFGITSPREHGYDTVAAITAMAAGKVRVFVGMGGNFVSASPDTEATAEALRRCALTVHVSTKLNESHLVTGRSALILPTLGRTDRDVIDGVAQRVSVEDSMSAVHLSRGSLPPVSEHLRSEVAIICDLATRVFGTGHPVPWQELKRDYDRIRDRIERVVPGFDDFNIRVRRSDGFVLPHPPRDTRSFDTPNGKANFALHPLEWVDIPADRLILQTLRSHDQYNTTVYGHDDRYRGISGNRHIVMVNPDDITTLGLRAGQLVDIVSEFDGEGGVEERRVRGFEVVPYDTPRGNAAAYYPETNPLVPLGSVAKESNTPVSKAVVIRLEPA; encoded by the coding sequence ATGGACATCATGAGCAACACGCACGACCGGAACTCCTCGACCCACGACGTCGATGACCCGCGCGAGGTCCGGCGCAAGCATCGGAAGTCCTACGCCGCCGGGGTCCCGGCCGTCGCGGTCGCCCTCAAGCGCGGGGTCGAGCAGATGGGCGCGCTCCGGACGGCGCAGACCCTGATCAAGCTCAATCAGCGCGACGGATTCGACTGCCCGGGTTGCGCCTGGCCGGAGACGCCGGGACACCGCAAGCACGCCGAGTTCTGCGAGAACGGCGCCAAGGCGGTCGCCGAGGAGGCCACGCGTCGCGCCGTCAGCCCCGACTTCTTCGCCGCCCACAGCCTCGACGACCTGCGCACGCGCAGCGGCTACTGGCTCTCGCAGCAGGGTCGTCTGGCCCACCCGATGTTCCTCGGTCCGGGTGACACCCACTACCGCCCGATCAGCTGGGACCAGGCCAACGCGGTCATCGCCGACGAACTCGCCGCGATGGACTCGCCCCACGAGGCGGTCTTCTACACCTCGGGACGCACCAGCAACGAGGCCGCCTTCCTGTATCAGCTCTTCGCCCGGAGCCTGGGTACCAACAACCTGCCCGACTGTTCGAACATGTGCCACGAGTCGTCCGGCGCCGCACTCGGCGCGTCGATCGGCATCGGCAAGGGTTCGGTGACCGTCCCCGATCTCGAGGCGGCCGACCTGATCCTCATCGCCGGCCAGAATCCCGGCACCAACCACCCGAGAATGCTCGCCACGCTGGAGAAGGCGAAGCACAACGGCGCCCGGATCGTCGCGATCAACCCGCTCCCCGAGGCCGGCCTGATGCGCTTCAAGGACCCGCAGAAGGTCGGTGGACTCGTCGGCGCGGGTACCAAACTCGCCGACGACTTCCTGCAGGTCCGGCTCGGCTCCGACATGGCACTGTTCCGCGGCGTCGCACGTCTGCTCCGCGATGCCGAACGAGCCGCGCCCGGAACGGTTTTCGACCACGAATTCCTCGACGAGTCGTGTGCCGGGGTCGAGGAGTACCTCGCCCTGCTCGACGACGTCGACCTCGACGAGATCGCCGACGTCACCGGCGTGACTCGCGCGCAGATCGAGGAGCTCGCGCGAACGGTCGCCACCTCGCGCCGCATCGTCTTGTGCTGGGCGATGGGCCTCACCCAGCATCGGCACGGCGTGGCGACGATCGCCGAGGGCACCAACGTGTTGCTCCTGCGCGGCATGATCGGCCGTGTCGGCGCCGGACTGTGCCCGGTTCGCGGGCATTCCAACGTCCAGGGCGACCGCACGATGGGCATCTTCGAGAAGATGCCAGAGTCCTTCCTCGCCGCCCAGGACGCCGAGTTCGGCATCACTTCCCCACGCGAGCACGGGTACGACACCGTCGCCGCCATCACCGCGATGGCCGCCGGAAAAGTCCGCGTCTTCGTCGGGATGGGCGGCAACTTCGTGTCGGCCTCACCCGACACCGAGGCGACCGCCGAGGCTCTCCGGCGCTGCGCACTCACCGTGCACGTGTCCACCAAACTCAACGAGTCCCATCTGGTCACCGGCCGCAGCGCACTCATCCTGCCGACGCTCGGCCGCACCGACCGGGACGTCATAGACGGTGTGGCGCAACGTGTCTCGGTGGAGGACTCGATGTCGGCGGTGCACCTCTCACGCGGGTCGCTGCCGCCGGTGTCCGAGCATCTGCGCAGCGAGGTCGCCATCATCTGCGATCTGGCAACCCGAGTCTTCGGCACCGGCCATCCGGTTCCGTGGCAGGAGCTCAAACGCGACTACGACCGCATCCGCGACCGGATCGAGCGGGTCGTCCCCGGCTTCGACGACTTCAACATCCGCGTCCGACGCAGTGACGGCTTCGTACTGCCGCACCCGCCCCGCGACACCCGGTCGTTCGACACCCCCAACGGCAAGGCCAACTTCGCGCTTCATCCGCTCGAATGGGTGGACATCCCGGCCGACCGCCTGATCCTGCAGACGCTCCGCAGCCACGACCAGTACAACACCACCGTCTACGGCCACGACGACCGTTACCGCGGCATCTCCGGCAACCGCCACATCGTGATGGTCAACCCCGACGACATCACGACCCTCGGTCTGCGCGCCGGACAGCTCGTCGACATCGTCTCCGAGTTCGACGGCGAGGGCGGGGTCGAGGAGCGACGGGTCCGCGGCTTCGAGGTCGTCCCCTACGACACGCCGCGCGGGAACGCAGCCGCATACTATCCGGAGACCAATCCGCTGGTTCCGCTCGGATCGGTGGCCAAGGAGTCGAACACGCCGGTGTCCAAGGCCGTGGTCATCCGCTTGGAACCCGCCTAG
- a CDS encoding valine--tRNA ligase — MTSPDQTSALPDTASSRTAVPETGLPKSWDPAEHEASLYQGWVDAGYFTADAASDKPPFSIVIPPPNVNGSLHMGHAYEHVLMDALSRRRRMQGYEVLWLPGMDHAAIAMQTMVERKLAAEGKTRDDLGREAFIDRVWAEKAEIGGNIGEQMRRLGDSVDWSRERFTMDEGLSRAVHTVFKKMFDDGLIYQAERLVNWSPVLKTAVSDIEVSYADVEGELVSFRYGSLDDAEPHIVVATTRLETMLGDTAIAVHPDDDRYAHLVGTELPHPFVDRMIPVVADDYVDPEFGSGAVKITPAHDPNDFALGQRHDLPMPTIMDSSARIADTGTEFDGMDRFEARVKVREALAEQGRIVKEVRPYLHSVGHSERTGEPIEPRLSMQWWVAVDRLAAAAGDAVRDGSTVIHPKSMEPRWFAWVDDMHDWCISRQLWWGHRIPIWYGPDGDVVCVGPDEQAPEGYVQETDVLDTWFSSGLWPFSTMGWPDQTADLEKFYPTSVLVTGYDILFFWVARMMMFGTYVGKDLGPGNEIPFHNLFLHGLVRDEHGRKMSKSKGNGIDPLDWVERFGADALRFTLARGANPGSDISVGEDHAQSSRNFATKLYNATKFALMNGAKVGELPDAETLTDADRWILGRLDEVLAEVDAGFESYEFSKACEALYHFAWDEVCDWYLELAKVQIAQNDESRSESTALVLGAVLEPLLRALSPVMPFVTEVLWKTLTGGESLVVAPWPTTSGREWSSDSAARVDDLQRLITEVRRFRSDQGLRPGQRVSVQFDGLGEAGLEPLLPYVTSLARLDPAGPDFGATATIEVRLSVATVVVAIDTSGTVDVEAERKRLTKDLAVAEKELSTTSAKLGNEQFLSKAPDHVVAKIRDRQRIATEEVERLNAKLASLAGA, encoded by the coding sequence GTGACATCACCCGACCAGACATCCGCGTTGCCCGACACAGCGTCGTCCCGGACTGCCGTTCCCGAGACCGGGTTGCCCAAGTCCTGGGACCCCGCTGAGCACGAGGCGTCGCTCTACCAGGGCTGGGTGGACGCCGGGTACTTCACCGCGGACGCGGCGAGCGACAAACCGCCGTTCTCCATCGTGATCCCGCCGCCGAATGTCAACGGCTCCCTGCACATGGGCCATGCCTATGAGCACGTCCTGATGGACGCGCTCTCGCGTCGTCGCCGCATGCAGGGCTACGAGGTGCTGTGGCTGCCCGGCATGGACCACGCGGCGATCGCGATGCAGACGATGGTCGAGCGCAAGCTCGCCGCCGAGGGCAAGACGCGCGACGACCTCGGCCGGGAGGCGTTCATCGACCGCGTGTGGGCCGAGAAGGCCGAGATCGGCGGCAACATCGGTGAGCAGATGCGTCGCCTCGGCGACAGCGTCGACTGGTCCCGCGAGCGATTCACGATGGACGAGGGTCTGTCGCGCGCGGTGCACACGGTGTTCAAGAAGATGTTCGACGACGGGTTGATCTACCAGGCGGAGCGACTGGTCAACTGGTCGCCGGTCCTCAAGACGGCCGTCAGCGACATCGAGGTGAGCTACGCCGACGTGGAGGGCGAGCTCGTCAGCTTCCGCTACGGATCGCTCGACGACGCCGAACCCCACATCGTCGTCGCGACGACCCGGCTGGAGACGATGCTCGGCGACACCGCGATCGCGGTGCATCCCGACGATGACCGTTATGCGCACCTGGTCGGCACCGAACTGCCGCACCCGTTCGTCGACCGGATGATCCCGGTCGTCGCCGACGACTATGTCGACCCGGAATTCGGCAGTGGCGCAGTGAAGATCACCCCGGCGCACGATCCCAACGACTTCGCGCTCGGGCAGCGACACGATCTGCCGATGCCGACGATCATGGACTCCTCGGCCCGGATCGCCGACACCGGAACCGAATTCGACGGCATGGATCGGTTCGAGGCGCGCGTCAAGGTGCGCGAGGCGCTGGCCGAACAGGGTCGGATCGTCAAAGAAGTGCGTCCGTACCTGCACAGCGTCGGTCACTCGGAGCGGACCGGCGAGCCGATCGAACCCCGACTGTCGATGCAGTGGTGGGTGGCGGTCGACAGGCTGGCCGCGGCGGCCGGCGACGCGGTGCGCGACGGGTCGACGGTGATCCATCCGAAGTCGATGGAACCGCGCTGGTTCGCCTGGGTCGACGACATGCACGACTGGTGTATCTCGCGTCAGCTGTGGTGGGGTCACCGCATCCCGATCTGGTACGGACCCGATGGTGACGTGGTCTGCGTCGGACCCGACGAGCAGGCCCCCGAGGGTTACGTCCAGGAGACCGACGTCCTCGACACCTGGTTCTCCTCCGGGCTGTGGCCGTTCTCCACGATGGGCTGGCCCGACCAGACCGCGGATCTCGAGAAGTTCTATCCCACTTCGGTTCTCGTCACCGGATACGACATCTTGTTCTTCTGGGTGGCCCGGATGATGATGTTCGGCACCTACGTCGGCAAGGATCTGGGGCCGGGCAACGAGATCCCGTTCCACAACCTGTTCCTGCACGGGCTGGTGCGCGACGAGCACGGTCGCAAGATGTCGAAGTCGAAGGGCAACGGCATCGACCCGCTGGACTGGGTGGAGCGGTTCGGCGCCGACGCCCTGCGTTTCACGCTTGCCCGCGGCGCCAATCCCGGTTCGGACATCTCGGTCGGTGAGGACCACGCCCAGTCGTCGCGCAACTTCGCGACCAAGCTCTACAACGCCACCAAGTTCGCACTGATGAACGGTGCGAAGGTCGGTGAGCTGCCCGACGCGGAGACGCTGACCGACGCCGACCGGTGGATCCTCGGCCGCCTCGATGAGGTGCTCGCCGAGGTCGACGCCGGATTCGAGTCCTACGAGTTCTCCAAGGCCTGCGAGGCGCTCTACCACTTCGCCTGGGACGAGGTGTGCGACTGGTACCTCGAGCTGGCGAAGGTGCAGATCGCCCAGAACGACGAGAGCCGTTCGGAATCCACCGCGCTCGTGCTCGGCGCGGTCCTGGAACCGTTGCTGAGGGCGCTGTCGCCGGTGATGCCGTTCGTCACCGAGGTGCTCTGGAAGACCCTCACCGGGGGCGAATCTCTCGTGGTCGCACCGTGGCCGACCACGTCGGGACGCGAATGGTCGTCGGATTCGGCGGCCCGCGTGGACGATCTGCAACGACTGATCACCGAGGTCCGCCGTTTCCGCAGCGATCAGGGCCTGCGTCCGGGTCAGCGTGTCTCCGTCCAGTTCGACGGACTCGGCGAAGCCGGGCTCGAACCGCTGCTGCCGTACGTGACCTCCCTGGCGCGCCTCGATCCGGCCGGACCGGACTTCGGTGCGACCGCGACCATCGAGGTCCGCCTGAGCGTGGCCACGGTGGTCGTCGCGATCGACACCTCGGGCACCGTCGACGTCGAGGCCGAGCGCAAGCGACTCACGAAGGACCTGGCGGTCGCCGAGAAGGAACTGTCGACGACGTCGGCGAAACTGGGCAACGAGCAGTTCCTCTCCAAGGCGCCGGACCACGTGGTCGCCAAGATCCGGGACCGACAGCGGATCGCGACCGAAGAGGTCGAGCGGCTGAACGCGAAGCTGGCGAGTCTGGCCGGCGCGTGA
- the folC gene encoding bifunctional tetrahydrofolate synthase/dihydrofolate synthase — MSDDNGFPEEDPAVLGMDAAGDPLGLSAIMDEDEPDRDAEPAPLRVTDSADELAELADVEAELDTRWPETKIEPSLTRIATLMDLLGSPQHGYPAIHIAGTNGKTSVTRMVDALLSALHRRTGRITSPHLQRVTERISVDGRPIPARTYIDTYRELEPYITMVDDSSTTAGGPRMSKFEVLTAMAYAVFAEAPVDVAVVETGMGGRWDATNVIDGTVSVITPIAMDHADYLGDTLTAIAGEKAGIIKAAEPDAAGTVDPVTVIAEQSPEVMDVLLRAAVDAGTIVARQGSEFAVLDSVIAVGGQMLTIQGLGGVYDEIFVPLHGAHQAANAALALAAVEAFFGAGADRQLDIDAVRAGFATVENPGRLERLRSAPTVFADAAHNPHGAAALAQALAEEFDFRRLVGVVGVLGDKDARGVLEALEPVLDAVVVTDNGSPRALDPESLAEYAREVFGEDRVVVKPFLPDAVEAAIALAEEADGERVSGAGVVITGSVVTAGAARTLFGKEPS, encoded by the coding sequence GTGAGTGACGACAACGGTTTCCCCGAAGAGGACCCCGCCGTCCTGGGAATGGATGCGGCGGGTGACCCCCTGGGTCTCTCGGCGATCATGGACGAGGACGAACCCGATCGCGATGCCGAGCCGGCGCCGTTGCGCGTCACCGACAGCGCCGACGAGCTCGCCGAACTCGCCGACGTCGAGGCGGAGCTCGACACCCGGTGGCCCGAGACGAAGATCGAGCCGTCGCTGACCCGGATCGCGACGCTCATGGACCTGCTCGGGTCTCCGCAGCACGGTTACCCGGCCATCCACATCGCCGGAACCAACGGCAAGACGTCGGTCACCCGGATGGTCGATGCCCTGCTGTCCGCGCTGCACCGGCGCACCGGCCGGATCACGAGTCCGCACCTGCAGCGGGTCACCGAGCGGATCTCGGTGGACGGCAGGCCGATCCCCGCCCGCACCTACATCGACACCTACCGGGAACTCGAGCCGTACATCACCATGGTCGACGATTCGTCGACGACGGCGGGTGGACCGCGGATGAGCAAGTTCGAGGTGTTGACCGCGATGGCGTACGCGGTGTTCGCCGAGGCGCCCGTCGACGTGGCGGTCGTGGAGACCGGCATGGGTGGGCGCTGGGACGCGACCAACGTCATCGACGGCACGGTCTCGGTCATCACGCCGATCGCGATGGACCACGCGGACTATCTCGGCGACACGCTGACCGCGATCGCGGGGGAGAAGGCCGGAATCATCAAGGCCGCCGAACCCGATGCCGCCGGGACCGTCGACCCTGTCACGGTCATCGCCGAGCAGAGCCCCGAGGTCATGGACGTCCTGCTGCGCGCGGCCGTGGACGCGGGCACCATCGTCGCCCGCCAGGGTTCGGAGTTCGCGGTCCTCGATTCGGTCATCGCCGTCGGCGGGCAGATGCTCACCATCCAGGGTCTCGGCGGTGTCTACGACGAGATATTCGTGCCGTTGCACGGCGCGCATCAGGCTGCGAATGCCGCGCTGGCCCTCGCTGCGGTGGAGGCGTTCTTCGGTGCGGGTGCCGACCGGCAACTCGACATCGATGCCGTCCGTGCGGGTTTCGCGACAGTCGAGAACCCGGGGCGGCTCGAACGGCTGCGCAGCGCGCCGACGGTGTTCGCCGACGCGGCGCACAATCCGCACGGCGCGGCCGCGCTCGCGCAGGCCCTGGCCGAGGAATTCGATTTCCGTCGTCTCGTCGGCGTGGTCGGCGTGCTCGGCGACAAGGACGCCCGTGGGGTCCTCGAGGCCCTGGAACCGGTGCTCGACGCCGTCGTCGTCACCGACAACGGATCTCCCCGTGCCCTCGATCCCGAATCGCTCGCGGAATACGCGCGCGAGGTGTTCGGCGAGGACCGCGTGGTCGTCAAACCCTTCCTGCCCGATGCGGTCGAGGCGGCCATCGCCTTGGCCGAAGAGGCCGACGGGGAGCGCGTGTCGGGAGCCGGCGTGGTCATCACCGGGTCCGTCGTGACCGCCGGTGCCGCGCGAACCCTCTTCGGTAAGGAACCCTCATGA
- a CDS encoding DUF4233 domain-containing protein: MTRYTPPTNDPWKGLRGVMAGTMILEVIVVILAFPIVWRLGDGLTWLSGGYLTLVVIAMILAAGVQGRPYAITLDLILQVVLIVGGIFHWSIAVVGIIFGSVWLYIRYIKADVEKRVERGMLPGQEPIE, from the coding sequence ATGACCCGGTACACCCCACCCACGAACGATCCGTGGAAGGGGTTGCGCGGCGTGATGGCCGGCACGATGATCCTCGAGGTCATCGTCGTGATCCTGGCATTCCCGATCGTGTGGCGCCTCGGCGACGGTCTGACCTGGTTGTCGGGCGGGTACCTCACGCTGGTCGTCATCGCGATGATCCTCGCCGCCGGGGTCCAGGGACGGCCGTACGCGATCACCCTCGATCTCATCCTGCAGGTGGTCCTGATCGTCGGCGGGATCTTCCACTGGTCGATCGCGGTGGTGGGGATCATCTTCGGGTCGGTCTGGCTCTACATCCGCTACATCAAGGCCGACGTCGAGAAGCGTGTCGAGCGCGGGATGCTGCCCGGCCAGGAGCCGATCGAGTAA
- the ndk gene encoding nucleoside-diphosphate kinase, which yields MTERTLVLIKPDGVERGLVGDIISRIERKGLTLVALELKTAGDEVARGHYAEHEGKPFHPSLLEFITSGPLVAAVLEGPRAVAAFRQIAGGTDPVEKAVPGTIRADFALDTQYNLVHGSDSPESAQREIALWFPGLEG from the coding sequence GTGACTGAACGCACTCTCGTACTCATCAAGCCGGACGGCGTCGAACGCGGCCTCGTCGGCGACATCATCAGCCGCATCGAGCGCAAGGGCTTGACCCTGGTGGCTCTCGAGCTCAAGACCGCGGGCGACGAGGTCGCCCGCGGACACTATGCCGAGCACGAGGGCAAGCCGTTCCATCCCTCGCTGCTCGAGTTCATCACCTCGGGCCCGCTGGTCGCGGCAGTCCTCGAAGGACCCCGCGCGGTGGCCGCGTTCCGGCAGATCGCCGGCGGCACCGATCCGGTGGAGAAGGCCGTGCCCGGAACCATCCGCGCCGACTTCGCGCTCGACACGCAATACAACCTGGTCCACGGGTCTGATTCGCCCGAATCGGCGCAGCGTGAAATCGCCCTCTGGTTTCCCGGACTCGAGGGCTGA